Part of the Paludisphaera borealis genome, CGAGGTCATCGCCCAACCTCGCGCAGGAAAGGGCCCGGCTCGCCGCGCCCGTGCGGACACCGACGGGAATTTCTGCGTCCGCTACCTGGACCCGGGCGACTACACGGTCTTCGCTCACGACCCCAAGGCGGGCTGGCTGCGCGTCGAGAACGTCGCGGTGGCGTCGAACGCGGTCGACGTCGGCGGACATCGCCTCGCGCCCGGCGGGACGATTCTCGGTTCGATAGCATTCCCCCGTCCGTGCGCGGTCCCGGACGAGGTCGTCGCGATCGGGCCTGGGGGAGTCGTGCTGAGGCTCCCCTTCGAGGTCTTCTCCAGCTTCGACCGCTTCGAACTCGACGGCCTGTGGCCGGGCGTCTGGGCGATCACGGTCCGAAGCCTCGGAGACGTCCTCGCGACGACCACGGCCGAAGTCGTCGGCACGGAGAAGGTCCGCGTCGACCTGGCGACAAGCATCAAACAAGGCCCATAAAACGGACTCGGCGAAGTCGGGGTCCAAGACCGCGCCTTGATCAAACGACCGCCGCCGACTACGATCACCGCCCGGAGGATGCATGCGACCGACCGCAAAGGAGCGAGTAATGCGACGGATGTTGTGGCCGATCGGGTGCGCCCTTCTTCTGGCGACGCCGCCCTTGCGAGCGGCCGAGGACAAGCCGACGCCGCCCCTGGTCGTTCCCGTCTGGCCCGGCGACGCGCCCGGGTCGGAGAGCTGGACCCGGAAGGAAGTCGAGTACCGCAACGACTGGGACCACAAGACGATGGTCCGGAACGTCGTCCGGCCCACCTTGACGGCGTTTCTGCCTGATCGCTCGAAGGCGACCGGGACGGCCGTGATCATCTGCCCGGGGGGGGCGTTCCGGTTCCTGTCGTGGGAGAGCGAGGGGACGGAAGTCGCGGAATGGCTGCGGGCGCGCGGCGTCGCGGCCTTCGTGCTCAAGTATCGGCTCACTGATACGGGGGCCACGGCGGAAGAGTTCCGCGAGGCGATGAAGGAACTCGCCAGCGTCATGGCCAACCGCGACCGCCCGGACGAAGCGCGCAAGGCCGTCGAGGAACTCGCCAGCGCCGACGGCCGGCAGGCGGTGAAGGTGGTGCGCCGGAACGCGGCCGAGTGGGGGATCGCGCCCGACCGCATCGGCGTCATGGGCTTTTCGGCGGGAGGCATGGTCACGATGGGGGTCGTGATGAACCACGACGCCGACAGCCGCCCGAACTTCGCCGCCCCCATCTACGGAGGACGGACGGGAGACGCCAAGATCCCCGCCGACGCCCCGCCGCTGTTCATCCTCTGCGCCAGCGACGACGACTTCGCCGCGAAGTCGAGCGTCGACCTCTACTCCGCGTGGAAGAACGCCGGCCGTCCCGCCGAGCTGCACCTCTATTCCAAGGGGGGCCACGGCTTCGGCATGAACAAACGAGGCCTCCCGGTCGACTCGTGGATCGAGCGGTTCGGCGACTGGCTCGGGGCGCAGGGCTTGCTCAAGCCGGCGGAGGCGAAGGCGAAGAAGACGGCGGATTCAAGCCCGGTGACGTTCAACAAGCAGATCGCGCCGCTGCTGTTCAAGCACTGCGTCGAGTGCCACCGGCCGGGCGAGGTCGCTCCGTTCTCGCTGCTGACGTACGCCGACGCCAAGAAGCGCGCGAAGTTGCTTCAGACGGTCGTCTCCGAGCGCGAGATGCCGCCGTGGAAGATCGTCGAGGGCCACGGCGCGTTCGTCGGCGAGCGGCGGCTGACGGTCGAGGAGATCGACCGGATCGGCCGATGGGCGGAGCAGGGCGCGCCCGAGGGCGACCCGGGCGACTTGCCGGCGGCTCCGAAGTTCGCCGAGGGCTGGCGACTCGGCAAGCCCGACATCGTGATCACGATGCCCAGGCCCTTCGAGGTCCCGGCCGACGGCCCCGACGTCTATCGCAACTTCGTCTTCAAGCTCGACGTGCCGAAGGGAAAATACATCAAGGCCGCCGAATACCGGCCCGCCAACCGCCGCGTGGTGCACCACGGGCTCATGGCCGTGGACACGACCGGCCGCGCCCGCAAGGAAGACGACGCCGACCCCGCGCCGGGCTACAAGGGATCGGGGAACATCCCCGGCGAACTCTTCCCCGGCGGCATGGCCACCTGGACCCCCGGCCGCGACCCGATCCCCCTGGCCGACGGTATGTCGATGCCGTGGAAGCCGAACGCCGACCTGGTCTTGCAGCTCCACCTCCACCCCAGCGGCAAGCCCGAGGTCGAGCAGTCGAGCGTCGGCTTCTACCTGACCGACCAGCCGCCGCAGAGGTCGTCGACGGACCTGCTCCTGATCAACCAGAAGATCGACATAGCGCCCGGCGACAAGTCGTACCGCACGCGCGACGAGCTGACCCTACCGATCGACATGGAGGTCGTGGGCGTCTTCCCCCACATGCACCTGATCGGCCGCGACATCAAGGTCACCGCCCATCCGCCGCAAGGCAAGCCGTTCTCGCTGTTGTGGATCGACGACTGGAACTTCGACTGGCAGAATTTCTACCAGTACGTCGCGCCCGTGAAGCTCGCCGCCGGCACGCGGGTCGTGGTCGAGGCCGTTCACGACAACTCGGCCGACAACCCGCGCAACCCCAGCCAGCCGCCGAAGCGCGTCACCTGGGGCGAGGAGACCACCAACGAGATGACCATCGTCTTCCTCCAGGTCGCCCCCGCCCGCGAACCCGAATTCCGCAAGCTCGCCGAAGCGCTCCGCTCGCGCATGCTCGGCGCGATCGTCGCCAAGCCATCAGACGTCATCAAATAGTGGGGCACGCGTTCACGGACCGAGAGTGACAGTCGCCCAGAAGCAAGCAAGGGCGGCTGCATGAAGGCCGCTCCAGCCGGCCTGGACTCAGAGGCAACCTCGGAGGGCGCGTCGAAGTTTTTATCCCGCGCCCGTGTCCGAACGGTTGCCCCCTGTTCGTTGTACTCACGCAAGGCGGGGGAGAGGCCTCCGCCCGCGTATGCGAAACCGTCTGGAGAACCGTCATGGCGAAGTTTCTGTTCATCTATCGCGAACCCACCGAGAGCCGCGCCCAGCCGTCACCTGAGGAAATGCAGGCTTTGGGGGCGGCCTGGGGCGCATGGATGCAAAAGTTCAGCTCGGCGATCGTGCCCGGAGGCGACGGATTGAAGCCAACCGGCCGAGTCGTCAAGGCTGGACTCGTGACCGACGGTCCCTATGTCGAAGCCAAGGAACTCATCGTCAGCTTCACGATCATCCAGGCCGACGACTTCGACGCGGCGCTGGCGATCGCCCGCGCGTGTCCGCCCGGACACACGATCGAGATCCGCGAGATGGCCGGCTACGCGTGAGCGAACCGCGCGCACTGGTGGAGCACTTTTTTCGCCACGAGTTCGGCCGGCTCAGCGCCGTGCTGACCCGGTCGCTCGGCGTGCGCCATCTCGCTCTCGTCGAAGACGTCGTTCAAGCCGCGCTCGTGCAGGCTCTGGAAACCTGGTCGCGGCGCGGCGTGCCGGAAGACCCGGCCGGCTGGCTCTACCGCACCGCCCGCAACCTGGCGATCGACGCGCTGCGGCGGGAGCGAACCCACGCCCAGGCGTTGCCGCGCCTGGCCGAAGACGCCGAGTGGGAATCGTCGCCGCTCGAAGCGCATTTCGCCGACGAGATCGGCGACGAACCGCTTCGCCTGCTCTTCGTCTGCTGCCACGAAGCGGTGCCGGCCGAATCCCGCGTCGCCATCGCGCTGCGGACGTTATGCGGTTTCAGCACCGCGGAGATCGCCCGCGCGTTGCTCACCACCGACGCCAACGTCCAGAAGCGGATCGAGCGGGCGCGGGATCGGCTGCGCGAGCTGGACGTGGATTTCGACACGCCGGATGCGGCCCAGCTTCGCGCTCGGCTGGACGCGGTCCTCGCGGTCGTCTATCTCCTTTTCAGTCAAGGCTGCCACGTCACCCATGGCGACCTGCCGATCCGCCGCGACCTGTGCGACGAGGCCCGCCGGCTGGCGCGGATGCTCGCCGCCCATCCCGTCGGCGACGTCCCGGCGGTCCATGCCTTACTCGCGCTGATGTGCTTCCACGGGGCCCGCTTCGACGCGCGCATCGCTCTCGACGGCGCCATCGTTCTGCTTGAGGAACAGGATCGTTCCGCCTGGAACTGGAGCGACGTGCGTGAAGGCATGGCGTGGCTCGCCAGGTCCGCCGACGGCGACGAGCTGACGCGCTATCACGTGGAAGCCGGCATCGCCTGGGAGCACTGCCGCGCGCCGACCTTCGCCGACACCGATTGGGGACGGATCGCCGAATTGTACGACACGCTCGATCGCATCGCGCCGTCGCCACTGCACTCCCTCAACCGCGCGGTCGCCGAAGCTTACCTGCACGGCCCGCAAGCCGGCCTCGATCGCCTGGCCGCCGTTCTTCCGGAAAGCGTTCCCGCCCGTTATCCCGGTTGGCACACGGTGATCGGCGAGCTCCATTTCCGCCTCGGCCGACACTCCGCCGCCGAGCGCGCCTGGCGGGAAGCCCTACGCTTCACCACCGCCCGCGCCGATCAAGATTTCTTGCGTCGCCGCCTCGCCGTCTGCCGGCTCGATGGAGACGAGCCCGCCACGGAGTAACGCCAGTCCAAGGAAAGAGACGCGGACGAAAGCGGATGCGGACCAACATACAAATAAGAACCCCTCATCCGCCCTTGTGAGGCCCGTGCTCCCGCGGGGAGAGCAGGGGGGAGAGGTCGGATGAGGGGTGGTCGCGCGTGAATCGAGCAGGTCCGGTCAGTCAGAGGTCGAGGCCGGTGCCCATGGACTGGTCGACGTCCCAGAGGCGGACGGCGCCGTCGAGGCTGCCGGAAGCGAGGAGGCGGCCGTCGGGGGAGAAGGCGACGGAGTAGACGTTGCCGGTGTGGCCTCGGAGGATCGCCCGGGGGCGGCCGTCGACGGCGTCCCAGAGACGCACCGTCTGGTCGTGGCTGCCGGTCGCCAGGAGCGAGCCGTCGGGGGAGAAGGCGAGGGCGGCGACCCAGCCTTTGTGACCTTCGGGCTCGGCGCGAGGGACGCCGCGGGCGACGTCCCACAGCTTCACGCCGCGGTCGAATCCGCCCGAGGCGACGGTCGCGCCGTCGGGCGAGAACGTCACGGCGGCGGTGCCGTATTCATGGCCGATGAGTCGGACGCGGGGCGTCGGCTCGGCGCCGGTCAGGTCCCAGATCTTGACCTCGCCGATCCGGTCTTCGATCGCCGGATCGACCATCGCCGGCACCACGCCCGAGCCGGCCGCCAACATCGTGCCGTCGCGCGAGAATTCCACCGACCAGACCGGGGCCGAGTGTTCGGGCAGGCGCATCCGCTCGGCGCCGGTGACGGCGTTCCAGAGCGTCACGGTGCGGCCCTCGCCGCCGGCCGTCGCCAGGGTCAGGCCGTCGGGCGAGAAGGCCATCGCGTCGACCTTGCCGGGCGTGCGCAGCAGGCGGCGGCCGCGGCCGCCCTCGCGATTCCACAAGGTCACCGCGCCGAACGGCTCGCCGTCCCAGCCGGTGCCCAGGCCCGCGACGAGCGAGCCGTCCGGCGAGAAGGCGACCGCCTCGACCTCGTCCCACACGCCCCGGAGCACGCGCTCCAGCTTCATTCCGGCCGGGCCGGTCCGCAGGTCCCAAAGCTTGATCTGTCCGTCCCAGCCGCCGCTCACGAGCGTGCCGCCGTCGGGTGAAAACGCCACCGAGGTCACAACGTCGCTGTGCCGCGCCAGTCCGCCGCGCAGCGGCTTGGCTTCCATGGTGAGAGCCATGATTCATCTTCTCCAGGTTGATTCGTCCGCGCCCCCACGCGACTGCGTGAAGCGGCATGAACATCCATGAAATTATGGACGCAAAAGAGGTGGGCTCACGCCCCCGCTGGCCGGGTGACGCTCGCTCGCCCATGACGTAGACATCCACACGAACCTAATACAACTACCGTGCCAAACCCGAGACGAGCGAGCCACGAAACCCGCAACCAAGACGCATCACATTACCTGAACATGCTTTACAACAACGCAACAGACCGCCGAATCGCGTCGTCCGGCGACGGCCGCCGGCGGGGGGAGTGGTCGCTTACGGGCCTGGCTGATCGTCGTGCGACCAGACCGAGCGTTCGATGCGAAGGCCCAGGGCACGGATCTTGGTGCGGAGGCTGCCCCGGGTGATGCCCAGGATGCGCGCGGCTTGCACCTGGTTGCCGTCGGTGTGGCGGAGCACGCGGGTCAGGAGCGACCGCTCCATCAGGGCCAGCGACTCGGCGTAGAGGTTCTCGGAGTCGGAGAGCAGACGGTTCTCGATGAACGCGTCCCAGTCCAGGCCCGCCTCGGTCTTGGTCGACGAAAGCAGCGGCGGCGACTCGTCGCGGGGCTCGCCCGAACGGACCGACGCGGGCAGGAAGTCGGCCAGCAGCACCGGCCCTTGAGCCTTCAAGAGCGCCCATTTGAGCACGCTTTGAAGTTCTCGGATGTTCCCGGGCCAGGGGTATCGGCTCATGACCTCGAGCGCCTCGGGCGACGCCTGGTAGACGTCCTTGCCCAGCTCGGGGCTGAACCGGCGGAGGAAGTGCTCGACCAGGAGCGGGACGTCCTCGGGCCGCGACCGCAGCGCGGGCAAGGAGATGGTGAAGACGCCGAGGCGGTAGTAAAGGTCTTCGCGGAACTCGCCCGAGGCGGCCATCCGCGGCAGGTCGCGGTTGGTCGCGGCGATCACCCGCACGTTCGACCGGATCGTGGTGTTGCCGCCGACGCGCTCGAAGGCGCCGTCTTGCAGCACGCGGAGCACCTTCGCCTGGGTCAGCGCGGTCATGTCGCCGATCTCGTCGAGGAACAGCGTGCCGCCGTTGCACTGCTCGAACTTGCCGATCCGCGTCCGGTCGGCGCCGGTGAACGCCCCTTTCTCGTGGCCGAACAACTCGCTCTCCAGCAGCGCCTCGGGGATCGCCGCGCAGTTGACGGCCAGGAACGCCCCCTGGGAGCGGTGGCTGTGCTGGTAGATGGCGCGGGCGATCAGCTCCTTGCCGGTCCCGCTCTCGCCGAGGATGAGGACGGCGATGTCCTGCGGCGCGACCCGGCCGATGGCCTTGTACACTTCTTGCATGGCCGGCGACCGGCCGACGAGGACGTCGGTGCGGCCTTGCGGCGGGCTCTCGTCGGCGACCAGCGCGGGCTCGCGGCTGAGCCGGCAGATCTCGGCGGCGCGCTCGACCAGCTCGCGGACGTGGGCGACCTTCAGGGGCTTCAGCAGGTAATCGAACGCCCCTTCCTTCATCGCCTCGATGGCCGTCTCGGTGGTGCCGTGGCCGGTGACGAAGATCACCGGAATCCGCGCGTCGATCCGCCGGATGTTGCGGAAGACTTCCATGCCGTGCATGTCGGGCAGGTTGAGGTCGAGGACCACGGCCTCGGGCCGCTGGCTCTCGACCAGCGCCAGCCCCTCGGCGCCGTCGGCGGCGGTCAGCACCTCGTCGTCGTCGTTGCCGAACGCCCTGCGAAATGCGTGCAGGATGGACGGCTCGTCGTCGATCACCAGAAGTTTGGCCATGTCCGACTCCTCATCGTGTCACGCTGTTCGAGTAATGGACGGCAGACGGAGGATGAACGCCGCGCCCCCTTCGGGTCGATTGGTCGCCTGGAGGCTGCCGCCGTGGTCGCGCGCGATCCGCTGCGAGATCGGCAGGCCCAGGCCCAGGCCCGCCTCCTTGCTCGTGAAGAACGGCTCGAACAACCTCGACAGATGCTTGGGATCGACGCCCGGCCCGGTGTCGCCGACGGTCAGATCGACCGACCCGTCGGCCTCCTGTTCGAGCGCGACGTCCAGCCGACCGCCGCGCGGCATGGCGTCGAGCGCGTTGAGGCCCAGGTTGATCAGCACCCGGCCGATCTGCTCGGCGTCGGCCTCGATCACGATCGGCGTGGCGGGCGCGTGGAAATTCAGTTGCACGCGCTGCTTGCTCGCCCGGCCCTGCATCAGCGAGAGCGTCTGCGCCGTCACCTCGGCCAGATCGATCCGCCGCCATCGCGGCCGGGCCGGGCGGGCGAAGTCGATGAACGCGTTGAGCCGCTCCTCCATCCGGCCGATCTCTTGTTCGATGACGTGCAGGTCTTCCGCCGGCAGGCCTTCCTCCTGGGCCTTCTCGCGCTGAAGCTGCACCAGCATCGAGATCGCCGTCAGCGGATTGCGCAGCTCGTGGGCCATGCCGGCGGCGATCTGCCCGACGCCGGCCATCTGCTCGGCCTGGATCACCATCCGTTCGAGCCCCCGCACCACGCCGTAGCCGATCAACAGGCCGGCCGCCGTCGCCACCACGCTCACCCCCACCAGGCCCCAGGCCATCCACGACGCCGTCCGGTGCATCGCCGCCTGCGACCGCGCGGTCTCCATCGCGTTGTGCAAATCGAGGTCGCGCGCCGCGACGCGGATGTCGGTCTCAAGGATCTCCAGCCCCGCGCGCCCGGGCGTCGTCGCCGTCTCCAGGTAACGATGGAAGCCGGCCTCCAGCCGGTCGACGATCCGGGCCTCCTCCAGCCCGTGCCCCGCTCGTTTCGACTCCTTCAGCAAGTCGCGGACGTGGTCGTGCAGGCCCGACGCCCGGTCGCCGCGTTCGCCGTGCAGCGAGATCACCACCAGCTCGTTGAGGTCCCGCAGCAGGTCGTCGACGATCCGCCGACTCCGCAAGTTGTCGTCGAGCGCCCGCACCGTCGCGGCCTGCCGACGGTTCAGGTACACCGCCGCAACCGTGCAAGAGACCAGAAACACCAGGCTCATCAAAAGCGACGGACCCGCGATCCGAAGCAGCAGAGTGCGCGTTAGCACAAGTCGTTCCCAAAGTGATTCGTCATCGAAGTTCCGCCGGCCCACCACATCAATCGCGTGTGCATAGCTTGGGCACATCTGCCCAGGAAGCTGGCTTCGCGGGCGGAGCCCGATCCGGCCCGCCTTTCGATGCTACGCCCTAACTCGTGTTCTCAACAATCTTTATGCTATTTTTATTCGACCATTCCGGATCGCGGCATAAGAATGGCTATTGAGGGTTTCTCAACAACTTCTCCCTTGCTTCAAAAGTTGGTCGGAGACATCGATGAGCGAGCCAATCAACCACGGGATCGTCGAGCGCCTTGAGAGGCTGGAAGCCGCCAACGGGATCTTGCAGCAGGAATGCCGGCGCTGGCGGCGTGGGAGTCTGGCGGCGGCGGCGGCCGTCGTGATTCTGGGGATCACCGGCGCGGGCGTGGCCGCGCGGATCGCCCCGATGCTTGAGGCCAACGAGTTCGTGCTCCGCGACAAGGACGGCAAAGCCCGCGCGGCGCTGGCGATCCGCGACAAGGACGGCTCGCCCGGACTCGCGTTCCTCGACCACAAGGGGCAGGTCCGGCTGTCGTTCGACCTGGGCTCGCGCGACGTCGAGGGCTCGGACGACGCCAAGGCCAAGGACCGGCCCCCGTTGCGCGAGACGCCGGGGGTGAACATCTATGACGAGGACGGCGGCCTCCGCGCCGCGCTGACGATCCGCCCCGACGGCACGCCGGGCCTCGGCCTGTTCGACAAGGACGGCCAACCCCGACTGTCGCTCGACCTGTGCACCGACGGCTCGGCGGGCCTGAACCTCTACGGCGAAGCCGCCGCGCTCCGCGCCGCCCTGGCCGTCCGCCCCGACGGCTCACCCGGCCTCGGCCTGTTCAACAAACAAGGACAGGTCGTCCAGTCGATCGACCTCGCCCCGGACGATCGCTCGGCGGTGCATTGAACGAAAGCGCCGGGCCAGGCTCCAGTACAAGCCCGAAGCGCCAGCGAGTGAATGGTTCCAGCGGCCTGCCGCCGATTCACTCGCTGGCGCTTCGGGCTTGTATCCGGACCATCCCGACCCCCCATTTTCATGAGGGTTTGTATCGGGGGGAAATCACCGGGGGCTGTTGGGCAGCCAGGGCTTGTGCATGTGGACGTTGCGGCCGGTGCCGAACTCGCGGTTCGATGAGCTGATCGGCCTGCCGGCGTTGCTCGCCCGGACGATGGGGCGGGCCGGGGCGGCGGCGACGGCCGAGGGGGCGGCGGCGGTTCCCGGGGTGTAATCGCGCCAGCCGGCGGCCGGATCGTAGTACCGCCAGGCGGTCGCCGGAGCGTAACCCTGCCAGCCGCTGGGGTTCGTGGGATAGTAGTAGACCGGCGGCTGCACTGCGGCCGCGGGCGCGGCTGCGGCCGGCTGGGCCGCGTAGGTTGGGCCGTAACCGTTCCACTGGGTCTGGGCGCTCGCCTCGGAAGGCATGGCCGCGAAAGCCAGGGCCGCCGCGATCAGGGCCGCAGACGATGGGAGAAATCGCGTGCGCGTCATATCCGTCTCGCTTTCTTCGATAGGAACCGCGTCGCCCCGCTTGAGCCGAGTTGACCCGGGGATGCTGATTTGCATCGGCTCACGTCG contains:
- a CDS encoding sensor histidine kinase yields the protein MLTRTLLLRIAGPSLLMSLVFLVSCTVAAVYLNRRQAATVRALDDNLRSRRIVDDLLRDLNELVVISLHGERGDRASGLHDHVRDLLKESKRAGHGLEEARIVDRLEAGFHRYLETATTPGRAGLEILETDIRVAARDLDLHNAMETARSQAAMHRTASWMAWGLVGVSVVATAAGLLIGYGVVRGLERMVIQAEQMAGVGQIAAGMAHELRNPLTAISMLVQLQREKAQEEGLPAEDLHVIEQEIGRMEERLNAFIDFARPARPRWRRIDLAEVTAQTLSLMQGRASKQRVQLNFHAPATPIVIEADAEQIGRVLINLGLNALDAMPRGGRLDVALEQEADGSVDLTVGDTGPGVDPKHLSRLFEPFFTSKEAGLGLGLPISQRIARDHGGSLQATNRPEGGAAFILRLPSITRTA
- a CDS encoding RNA polymerase sigma factor yields the protein MSEPRALVEHFFRHEFGRLSAVLTRSLGVRHLALVEDVVQAALVQALETWSRRGVPEDPAGWLYRTARNLAIDALRRERTHAQALPRLAEDAEWESSPLEAHFADEIGDEPLRLLFVCCHEAVPAESRVAIALRTLCGFSTAEIARALLTTDANVQKRIERARDRLRELDVDFDTPDAAQLRARLDAVLAVVYLLFSQGCHVTHGDLPIRRDLCDEARRLARMLAAHPVGDVPAVHALLALMCFHGARFDARIALDGAIVLLEEQDRSAWNWSDVREGMAWLARSADGDELTRYHVEAGIAWEHCRAPTFADTDWGRIAELYDTLDRIAPSPLHSLNRAVAEAYLHGPQAGLDRLAAVLPESVPARYPGWHTVIGELHFRLGRHSAAERAWREALRFTTARADQDFLRRRLAVCRLDGDEPATE
- a CDS encoding YciI family protein, producing the protein MAKFLFIYREPTESRAQPSPEEMQALGAAWGAWMQKFSSAIVPGGDGLKPTGRVVKAGLVTDGPYVEAKELIVSFTIIQADDFDAALAIARACPPGHTIEIREMAGYA
- a CDS encoding alpha/beta hydrolase, which translates into the protein MRRMLWPIGCALLLATPPLRAAEDKPTPPLVVPVWPGDAPGSESWTRKEVEYRNDWDHKTMVRNVVRPTLTAFLPDRSKATGTAVIICPGGAFRFLSWESEGTEVAEWLRARGVAAFVLKYRLTDTGATAEEFREAMKELASVMANRDRPDEARKAVEELASADGRQAVKVVRRNAAEWGIAPDRIGVMGFSAGGMVTMGVVMNHDADSRPNFAAPIYGGRTGDAKIPADAPPLFILCASDDDFAAKSSVDLYSAWKNAGRPAELHLYSKGGHGFGMNKRGLPVDSWIERFGDWLGAQGLLKPAEAKAKKTADSSPVTFNKQIAPLLFKHCVECHRPGEVAPFSLLTYADAKKRAKLLQTVVSEREMPPWKIVEGHGAFVGERRLTVEEIDRIGRWAEQGAPEGDPGDLPAAPKFAEGWRLGKPDIVITMPRPFEVPADGPDVYRNFVFKLDVPKGKYIKAAEYRPANRRVVHHGLMAVDTTGRARKEDDADPAPGYKGSGNIPGELFPGGMATWTPGRDPIPLADGMSMPWKPNADLVLQLHLHPSGKPEVEQSSVGFYLTDQPPQRSSTDLLLINQKIDIAPGDKSYRTRDELTLPIDMEVVGVFPHMHLIGRDIKVTAHPPQGKPFSLLWIDDWNFDWQNFYQYVAPVKLAAGTRVVVEAVHDNSADNPRNPSQPPKRVTWGEETTNEMTIVFLQVAPAREPEFRKLAEALRSRMLGAIVAKPSDVIK
- a CDS encoding sigma-54-dependent transcriptional regulator, which gives rise to MAKLLVIDDEPSILHAFRRAFGNDDDEVLTAADGAEGLALVESQRPEAVVLDLNLPDMHGMEVFRNIRRIDARIPVIFVTGHGTTETAIEAMKEGAFDYLLKPLKVAHVRELVERAAEICRLSREPALVADESPPQGRTDVLVGRSPAMQEVYKAIGRVAPQDIAVLILGESGTGKELIARAIYQHSHRSQGAFLAVNCAAIPEALLESELFGHEKGAFTGADRTRIGKFEQCNGGTLFLDEIGDMTALTQAKVLRVLQDGAFERVGGNTTIRSNVRVIAATNRDLPRMAASGEFREDLYYRLGVFTISLPALRSRPEDVPLLVEHFLRRFSPELGKDVYQASPEALEVMSRYPWPGNIRELQSVLKWALLKAQGPVLLADFLPASVRSGEPRDESPPLLSSTKTEAGLDWDAFIENRLLSDSENLYAESLALMERSLLTRVLRHTDGNQVQAARILGITRGSLRTKIRALGLRIERSVWSHDDQPGP
- a CDS encoding WD40 repeat domain-containing protein codes for the protein MALTMEAKPLRGGLARHSDVVTSVAFSPDGGTLVSGGWDGQIKLWDLRTGPAGMKLERVLRGVWDEVEAVAFSPDGSLVAGLGTGWDGEPFGAVTLWNREGGRGRRLLRTPGKVDAMAFSPDGLTLATAGGEGRTVTLWNAVTGAERMRLPEHSAPVWSVEFSRDGTMLAAGSGVVPAMVDPAIEDRIGEVKIWDLTGAEPTPRVRLIGHEYGTAAVTFSPDGATVASGGFDRGVKLWDVARGVPRAEPEGHKGWVAALAFSPDGSLLATGSHDQTVRLWDAVDGRPRAILRGHTGNVYSVAFSPDGRLLASGSLDGAVRLWDVDQSMGTGLDL